The genomic segment TATTCCTCTTTCTCCAATTACCGATCTAGTTCTGTCCCTTTCTAGTGTTCTACGTCTGGCATTGTCCTTGGAAAAATTTCACCGCACTCTGCTATgcattttgtcgaatttttcttCTTGGTAGGGTGCCTACCACGATTTTACCGACCACCCTTATCAAGAACAGCGACGGTACGCGACTGTCTAACCGATTGACGTCGTTCGATGGTTTGCCATCACGATGCAACGTGTCGCTAGCTGTGCATTCCTCTCGTATTTacagtttttcttttttcaacggAAATAGATGAAATTTCTTTTTGATACGGTTCCTCGTATTCCCTTAATGAAACGCAACGAGACTAGCATGCCCGATTCTACGTTATACTACGCGTACAATTTCGATATTTCATTGAAAAGCTCAACTTCTAAAACGATTCGTTAATATCGAAACGTTGAAATACTTATTTCGAGTAAGTCGTTgggatttattttttaatcttacATTAGTATTTGATAGATTTTTACTTTTCGAGCTTTTCGATAACAAAATTATCCtttcgttatacgtatatacggaCGAGATGCACTCTCTCTCTCCGTCCGCACATACGTCAATACGTAATAAGCGAAAGGAATGTTCCATCGGCATACGATATTAAGCGACATCCGTCGTTCGTTTTCTCAACCATCGTGTTCCTCTCAGGAAGATAATCTCTTTAGAAACTTCACACCGATAAGGTTAAAATGGCAAAATGGATATACCATGCTTCTAAAGCAATTACAAACTGTATAAAAAGTGTCAGCGTTGCGAGAGATGgtaatttacataaaatatttctcaCATATCGCTTTTCTATAAAACTTGATTTATAATTGCTGTTTGTTTTTGCTTATATAACCTAAAACGTGTCATCAAACTGTATCCtatataattttcttaattCTTTAACTTTGAATTGACAACACAGTTTCATCTACAGATTATTTTCAGCTACCACCGTTGGTTTATTGACACCGCAGGTTTTATTACTGCAACATACGAGGAATACTAACTTTTATATGAGAAGTAAGTAAGTTTCGTCGACACGCTTTGAGAAACATTTTTCGGCAAACATTTCTGCTCGAGCGTTGATAATCTGGAAATATTACCTGTGCTTAGGACCAGCTGCGCAATTATGGAAATCTGTTACGAGCGTTAGCAATGCTGgtaaaagaagaggaagagcgAGAGGTGTGGCAAAGCCCAGAGATTTAAATCGCGGTCAAAAATTGGGTTATGGAAAAATACCAATCATGTTTCCTGGACTGAATAGCCCTATCCTGCGCGGAGAATTTGCGATGCAACAAAGGCGTCTTACGGAGGAAGAACAAGAAAATTTTACCACCTCGAAAGTTGTTACTATAGTCAAACCAAGACGATTAAAAGTTCACCCTTTAAACCGAGGTTGGACCGGAGGTCTGCCAGGTGGGAGGAAAATTGGACCACCCGATCCTGTTGATGACGGTTTGTGATATAATTGTTcgatacatatatacgtatatacctgtatatacacatataaattGTAAGTGAAATTTTTACCAATTCAGATGTCTTCCATGGATTCGAATCTTGGATATTATTTGCCAAAAGTTCAAGTATCATGTCGAGTACTATGGGCAGAGTGAAACGTTGTTGGGGTATGGTTATTACTGGAAATGGAAAAGGCTTGGCTGGATTTTCACAGGTAATAGGACGTGATTTTAAACCAACCATAAATGCAGCTAAAAACAAGGCAGGACATAGATTGATATACATCGAAAGACATAACGAACATACTGGTAAACGATCTTCTTGTGTCTTTTGTTGTCTATTATTAGCTCCATAACTATGTAAAATTATAATACCTTTGGTTCTAGTACTCCATGACTTTTATGCGCAATTTGGaaaaacgaaaatattcgtacaaCAAAAACAGAAGGGTTATGGACTGAAATGTCATCGTGTTATTAAAACATGTTGCGAAGCAATTGGTATCAAAGATTTGTACGCTAAAGTCGAAGGATCTACAAACGTCGCCTACATCGTAAAAGCTTTCTTCATTGGCTTACTGCAACAGGTACATCGATCGAAACTATATTAACAAGTAGCAAAGAAGAACGGTACTTTTCACATTATATGAAACTTTGCAGAGTATattgataataatattattaacgaTATTTTTAGAAAACATACCAAGAAATGGCAAATGAGAAAAAATTGCATGTGGTCGAAATGaggaaagaaaataattattatcctACTGTACTTGCTTCGCCATCGGTAGTTCGAACCTCTGAAGAAATTCCACAAGACgaaattttagattttaaacaGTACGTAATGAATGGAAGAATTCCTTTGCAGAAAAAAAAGGCTGAACCATTTTTCACGAAATTGCCTTCGTGGTTATTTCATTTACGTAAACAAGAACGTCGCAGGGATCAGGATCAGGTTATAATCAGGTTAAGAGCTCAATATAACGACGTGTGTAGTTTTCTCGCTGAAAAATATCCGGAAGCAAGAGCTCCTAGATGGAGAAAACATGACAAAAAGGAGGAGCAGGGGGAGGAGGAAAGAGCAGTTGAAGCGtgatatttctatattaaatATGAATAGTTCGTTAGAAATGTAATTGAATATTAAACGTGTATTCGGTAATAACCAGTAATAACAAAACTATGTGTAATcgagattttttctttttttctccgtATCTCGATATATTTACTTACAGtggttataaaatatttgaaggaATAACGTTGAACTTAATTACGAGCAACAAATGTAAATATGGATTCCGGTCATTTAAAAAGATAAGAAGATTAAGAACACgttaaattgtattatttaaataatgatTATTACTAGAAGTCTGTATTATCCGCAGAAGGTATATGCATAATTACCTTCTGTTCGAAACATAAAGTGTTAAATATGGCGTGCAGGCGAATGTGCCGGAAATCTTGTACGGCTTCGTTTTAACATAAAAATGAACGTATTCTTATTGATTCCTCGAAAAGATTTTTTGAAAAGGTGTCTTTCGGGTAACCGTAAATCGTTCCATCCATATTTCATACATTTAATACATAGATCAAGTTGCGAAATAACTGATGTCTTATCgaacatttaattatttcttatcgtgtgtatatacatatatgtatatttagttGATGCAGAAGAAAGAAATCAATATCAAATAAATCATGGCTGATCCAACGATACAAACATTCTGTTGTCATCATTCTAACAGTACAGATATGGCAATTGTAATAATGCAAGAATTCAATACAGATTTGTACAACACTGTTTGTATGCTCTCTTCTTCTATAGGTATCCTAGGTGCCATGTATCAGGTAAGGGAAATTTTTAGTAAAATCTTACAAATCACTGATGAAATTGTTTTGTAGATACTTCCAAGAGAAGCGTCTAGTCATTCTCACAGGTGGCAAAGCTTATCTGTATCTAGAGGAAGAGAGATCATCGTATGGCTTGCAATTGCAGACCTATTAGCCTCGTTAGGTAATTACATTTGTTTTCTAGTACTGAAAAAATACGAGACagataaaaaacaaacaaagtCACTTTTCTCCTCtcaatttgaattttttactAGGTGTATTTATTAGATCGGCGATATGGATGAATTTTAAATCCATAATGCCAATGCAAGATGATACATCAAGTGTTGTCTTTTGTGCACTTTTGTCGgtaaaataattgtattaaAAAATTCACCGCATTAGTAATCTGTATTTGTTTCGATCTATTGtcctattaatataaaaaaaaaaaaattaccagGCTTGgatacaatatttttatatggCAACATGGATCTGGACTCTTTGTTACGCCATAGACATGAAACTGTTACTAGGAGACAGATCTGGGTATTCTACTTGTTACCATGCCTTTGCATGGATATGTCCAGCAATTTTGACTACATTTGGCTTAACAATTTTATATATGCCAGATGCAAAGTTAGTTTTTGTTTCAATTTAATGGCATGCCACAATGTTACCCATTGTTATTTCCATAAAGTATCATGACGCTTTTCTTTTCCCAGTTGTCATAATTTAACATCATTATCCACTGCTACATTACGTATTCTGCCAAACTATTGTGCCACTTATGTGCTATTAGCAGTGGTCATGATAGTCAATCCTGTGTTATATTTCGCGTCGACGCGAGATCTTCAAACTGTTGTCACTTGTAGTTTGGCACAAATAACAAGTAGAGAAAGGAAATTGGTGCAAGCGATAAAGCTCAAATTTGCATTGACTAATTTTGTTTACTATGTATGCTGGTTACCAAATTTAATTAATGGGATTTTATTATGGACTTTATGGTTCCAACTACCGGTCAAAATTATCATTGCACTTTGGTACATAATggtatgtatattttttaagatcAATATTGACAAGTTCAATTCATGAGAATATTTTATCGATAGGCTGTAACAAATCCCCTTCAAGCTTTCTTCAATGCTCTTGTTTACAAAAGATGGAGTAAGAGAGAAAAGTTTCGATTGGAATGCTGTCAGAAGTTAGGAAAAGGAGACAAAAATATGCGATTATCAGAATCATCGCCCTTACTGGATCCCAAATTTGGCTGTCCCCCACATACGAGTATTAACGGATCTTCTTCGTTCTGAGAACTGTGATAccgaaaattaatttttcattcgtAATAATACGAACAATCCACTGCCTTATATGCTTCAAAGAaagctatatttttaatatttatatgtttttCAAGCTTTAAGGAGATAATGTGCTCAATAGCCCATTTTACGATGAAAATTGCTTAAGGGAAAAATATAACTGAAAAATCACTGTTTGTATGGAAATATTGTATACATAAAAGAATTCTTTCTTTATATATAAACTTACGTTTAGAATAAGATTTTCATTAGAGATTAGAGATTATAGATATTTCCTTATAGCGATAAAGAGCTTTATGGAAAATTGATTCTTCGTACTAATTTggtaaatacatttgttaattgttataaatgttaaaagattttattttttacatatataagAAGAACCCATATAGATGGGTATTACTGTTATGTTATGGGTATTACTCCCAATAGAGTATTACTGTTTAATGGGTGTAGCCTTTCTTCATACATCCAATATTTTCATGTTGCAGTTCAGTCCGAATAAATTACAAACTGTTAAGCATCACTGAACGTTGCACGAGTACATCATATGTTAATATAACTAAtattttgatttaaaaaaacaTGATAATTTGTCGATCGTCGTTTTTATTACTGTTAATAAAGAGCACCCTTAAAGAATACATATCTACAAAAAATAATACACGTAGAATTTTCAAAAGAGATGTCTTGAATTTTTTTgattaacaaattttattcctgCAACAACCCTTCtccttttaataaaaaaattcttaTGTACATCTCGCTATTAACAAATGATCGAATACTCCTTTTTCTAGagatttacatatatattttataaagagTACCAAGACTATGTTTTTTTAGCAACGAATTGTATTTACGTGTAGCACCAAAATTTCTGTGTGAATACAACGAATATAATAACTAATACAAAATTTGTTCGTTCATACTAACGCACAAAGCTTGAATGCTTGCTGTATATAGAAACGAAATCTTCTATAgccttaaaaatataaatcattGTAAGAGTATAAACTGCCAAAATACTGTAAGATTTATATGCAAGAttgattaatatatttttaaaataattatcctTTTATCTTTAAAGGAAGAGGAACTAACGTGCGTCGTTCAATTTAATATCCACTAACATTTTAAGAACATTAGTCTTGGATTTCATATGTTCATCACATTATCAAACTCATCTTCTTAGTATATTATGTATagcaattttcattttctttatactttcttctaaaaatatattcgattttaataaaataagttttatataatgctatatattACCGACTAATCCTAGCTATACACAATAAGACTGATCGTATATAAAAGTTTTTCGACTCTACGAGTAACGAACTGAATGCTTTGTATAAATCACTTAAAAATTCTATAATAAATACTGCCAAGTATAgaaatttaaaatgtaaaagcGCCTCAAAGAAtctgtaataattattatatatatctgTAGTAAACTTGCGAAGGTTTGtgcgaaataaatgaaattattatttgaaacTCGACTGCTAAAAATCTACAATTTCGTCAAACGGCCACTCACTTTCTAATATCTACACTGCATTTCATTCGTTGATTTTTCGCATTCCAATCACACTCCTTTACGATATGTCATAAATTGTTTACCTATCGTGTATAAAATACTATTTTCGTCTTTTACATTTTTGCAAACAAGATACATTTACGTTCACAGAAGATATAAGAAATGTACTGAATTACAGAGATACTTGGCAGTTGAATAATTTaagtaatacgctatatcgaaCGCGAAACAATACATATGCTCTGTACAtccttatataatatatataagtcGTCTAATATAGTCGCCTcaaaattacaattatattttaGAATAGAAACGAATACTTTTATAATCTCATAAACATTAGAAAGAGTATGAAGATTAAAGCACTTGAAAATTATTGTTTTCGTTTGTACGGTTTACTATTATGCCTTAAATAAGCGAGagctttgtattttatttatttatttacagtgATATTATTATCTGTTTTTTTCAAgtgcaataatttttttaattatttttatgaaaccTGAAATTATTAAGCTTATCACGAACGTGTGAATAAAGTGAAATAATATCGcaataaaaaattactttttgAAAAGAATTCTTATAAACGTAGAAAATATACATGTGTTTGTCTCTTATagacaattttataataaatttggtACTATACACGTGTGTTCTAAACGTGTTGCGAAaagcaaataaatatattaaaacttaTGGATACGAACTCACTCCTTTTTCAGTTGCTAtatttaatagtaaaataattaGGTTTATCATTACGCAATTTGGCACTTGGAATACACGATGtcgttttataaaaaattaagaaaacatACACAATGTTAAACAGAATATTTACCTTAAAACACTTAAAGCGCAAAGTATATTACGTGAAAAAGAAGTGACTTGATGTCGAACTTAGCGTCTGTCATCAAGATGAAAAATTCGAAGCTCCTCGAGTCAAAGAGGTGATCTCACGAACGATCATCTCAGCAATCTTCCATGCTAACTCCTCTTTGGCCTAATTATATCGATTTTAATTTAGATTCACACACACAAAAAAATTAGAAGTCATGCGTTAAATGTCACATAAACATTACTGATAAGCGTGAAATTTACCTTATCCTGCTCCATATTTACAAGCCTTTTTACAGCACGTGTTAATCGAGATtctaaaattattttgaaacGATTATATCAATTCACGTTGTACATTCAAGGTAACTGATCGAAATAGCTCACCGTATTTTCTTTGAGGATCGGGATCTATCTCAGTAACGAATCTGCCTAACGAATCGATATAACCGACGCTCaaactataaaataaacaaGATATATCTTGAAATACTTATATTGCACAGCATTTTTGTCTTATAATTACCTATATTTGTTACGTTTCCATAAGGAATCTGGATCATAAAGTTGTCTGGTATCAATGTTCATACCACcagtaatttttttattattgttcaatttatttCCTTCATTCCCTGCCTGCAGGGTATTCTGCATATTGATACTAACAGAACTGACCTCACTGCTACAATCAGAACCTAcggatatttaaaaattttgttgAAATCATTTTATTTCTATCTCACTATCGATTACATAGAGTATGATAGATGTAAACCAACACAAACCTGCTCTTTTTAGCCTAGGATGTAAATTCGAACATGGACTGCTTTGTATAGTACTGATTAATTCTGATAAGTATTTGTAATATAACTGAGATGATAAGAAGGTAGGTAGATAATACTGGAAAAGAATTTTCTGTTATCTAAAGTTGAAGCCACTGAATCTTATTGATAGCAATGATTCTGAAGGAGTAGTAGCATTTTTTGTTACGTTAACACAGTATCTTTACCTTATTCAGAAAATTATATACAATTCTACAAGGTTTATCAAAACAATCGGGTTGTGGCCCTTCTCCGTCTTCGCGACAAATGTTCTGTTCGACTTGGAAACGAATTTTATCGCTAAAACCAAGGGGCATCGTTGCTTGTAAGCTAAAATACCTGTAATGATTTGTACAATGATAATATCAATGATCTCGTTATTGATCTATTTAGAAAATCATAAAAGAAGGAAACTGTTAGGTAAATCAGTACTTGTCATAAATAATTAGAGCATCAGTTTGTGCTTCCTCGGGATCTGCAGCATCCtttttttctaataaattttgtttatagCTCATGACTGACATCCAAAAGTCTAATAATTCACGTTTATTCTCAAGTTCCATAAActccataaaataaaagaatgctGTTTCATTGTACAATATATCCGCTAACTGTACATTGCCACTTGTAAGAACATCAATCTGATGTTTGCAGTGAAATTCACTTCGTAAAAAGTCATTAATGTGCCTAGAAAGAATTGCATTTAAATtccaaaatataaataatataagcaTTTCACAGTTCTTATACTCACTCATTTTCTAATATTTGATATACAATCTTTTGAACAGCCGATAGGCACTGCAACATAGGCTCAATGTTTTCACAGGTAAGAACTTTCTCCATTTTTATTTTCAGGTCTTCGGGGATTTGATTCGTACCTAAAGTATCCTTAGTAATATACCTTTTATGAATTCTTAACACATCCTGCCTAATGGTAGTCATATTTCTTTTTCTGCAGTTGTGATTTGATTGTCGCATTTTGCTTATGGTTTGACTAGTCTTTGGCATGTCGTTGCAATTTGATTTTGCATCATTACTATTTACATATTCATCGAATAGTAGTTTCTTACTTTCATGACTATTTATATTATTCTGTGCCACATCACATTGGAAATTTTCATTGTTGTCTATCGAATTAGAAATACTATTTGTATTCTTTACACAATTTAAACATTCGATATTCTCCGTTGTATTTTCTAATACATTATACGAACTGCACAGGCATTCCACTTCCAGCCAAAACTTAATAAGCGCTATACAATTCTGTGTTTCCATAAACTGAATGAAATAGCCTAGAGCACCTTTGTCCGCAAGTATCTGTGGAAGTGTCTTAGAAAGCTGAGAGTTGAAGGAACATATTTCTTCTGTTTCGCCATTCAGAATTTcatcctcctcttcctcctcaaGGCTGCACAATGCATCTGTCGATGTTTGAATCGAAGAGCCACTATTGAATACATCCCCGAATGATTTCCCAGAGCTTGTTGATTTTGTGGGAGAAGTTTGGAAAGATCTGGGTCTGTCTTTTTGTCCTGCAATTACAATCCCGGCAAATGTTATTAATAAGTAcacgtttgaaaaatattttgattttcGATGATTACGCGAAACAAGCGGAGGAAAGCAGAGTTTAAAGATTGGAACGACGAAGACATAAATATTTTGCGTTTAGGTTAACTACGATGCAATTATCGAGCAACCCTTTCATCAgtgaaatatcaaaaaatatttACCAGGTTTTTTAAAAAACTGGAACATTGTTTACGTCACAACGAAACATGATAAACGACGCGATATAATATTCAGAGGAGTAGATAATAATATTTCGATGCTTGACGCAAAACTTTTTTTTGTAATGGGCGAAAATTATGCGTGGGTTCCTTTCGAACACGATACCAAGCACTTAAGCACTGAATTAGGAAAACGACACGGTGAACTTTCTCGGTTGTGCGTATAAAACAGCACATGACATTTCAACCAGTCTTCGTTAGTGTCATCGTGGTTCCATTCAGGATCTCTATATCGATACCAATCGAAGCATATCCGCGGCATTTGTTGATTCGACGTCGCGCATTAAAAAACGATCGTGAATCAAAACATCGAAAGACACATCGATGACACCGAACTTGCGTAATCGACCGTTTTTATTTCTAGTATCATCCTAACGCCTCTTTGCTGCCATGTTGCTCATTCGTAGAAAGTTTATATTCATCGGGTCACGATTATTTCCTACGGTTTCACAATAATGGATAAAGTCACAATCAAAAATATCTGCGTAGCGCATCCTAACGCGCTTTACTATCGTTACGACTTTAGGACCTGTGTGTATAACTACCgtaataaatttgtaatttaccATAACAAATTTCTAACTATGTCGCAGTAATTTTCATTTACAGTATACACCGTTCATCTTATATATACCGTGTTATTCGCGTATCGTAAATTAAGGAACATTGACATCTTTGCAATATTTTCCCGTGTAACATAAAAATGACTATGTTTATgtttattttgaatattctaCAATGATAATCAACGACAATAATTAATCATTACGAACCAATCTTTTATTTACTTATGTATATCTGTAGTATTGGGGAAAAATCCTGGGGAAAGTTCCGATGAAGTACAGGTGAAAAGCAATGGAAAAAAGGGAAATTCCGATGGACCATATACTTGTAGCCCTTTATGACGTTGGGTAATTGAAAAAAGTGTATTTGTCCACGAGAATAATCCAAATCTGTGGAACAAAACCGTGGAATAAAAGAATATAGTCGTTAGTCAGTTGCGAGTAAAGTTTGAGAGTTGCAGTAGCGAGGGAGTTACGAGTGAGTAGCAAGTGACTAGCGAAATAGTTGCGAGTGAATTGCGAGGGAGTTACGACCTACAGAGATCATTAATCAGTGATTTCTACATATCTAGTATTAGTAATATTGCAATATACTATATTACAAAATACAGTTTGCAATGTTAAACACTATAATGTTAACTACTATATGTTAAATACTTCTTTCAGAGCTATACTTTCTTTGCTCATTTCCTTTTCGATGTATTATCTTCGCTGTACcttgaaatatttttgcaaGGAGTATACGATTTGATACCTGCCGATAGTATTCCGTTTTATCAATGTTTCCCCTAATTTACGATATATTCGTCTCGTTCCCCTGGTTGCGTTAACTTTGGACAAGGACTAGGTTACGCGACCGATATAAAAGGAATCCCACCATCCGCTGTAGGAAGATCTTTATTTGTCTTCTCTATACGCGTATACCGTTCCCGCGAGGCTTGTGGGAGACGTTTAGAGTAgcgttttaatatttaaatcggAATCGCTTTGCATTCTCGTGTGTGCACGCTTTCCTGGTATATCGGTACACGATGAGGCCAATGTCCGGCCACTGTGCTCGAGGCTCTCATGACCGTTCGGCGACAAAGAATACCGGTTTCTCGGTGTACTGACCACTATATCAAGGTAGAGCATCGGTATAACGCCGTCTTTTAACCGGACCCCGGTCAGTCTCAATCCCGTCGACGATCCTCGTGCATTTTTCCATTGCTTCGTGGCCCATCGAAGCAAAACGGTCCTCTTCATCATGTATCCGCGTTACGGCCTCCTCCTCGTGTTCGCTTATCACGTTGTGACTGGTCTGTCCTTACCGACGACGACCTATGATCAACGACAAACCGGTGATCTAAACGTGCAAGTCCACCTGAAGGATGTGCAAGTGGTGGCGTTGTTGGACCCGGAGATGCTTGACGATTACACGGTAAAACGATGACTATCGGTCGCGATGTTCCCGCTGGGATGTTAACGTAGTTCGATAAGCGGTACGGTCGGATGACGCGATAACAAGAACTATTATTATCGTTGATTTTTATCTTTACCGACGGCATGATAAATATGTTGCATCTAGACTTAAGAGATTTACGGTAGTACGTGGTAACATTGATTTAAAGTAAAGGTTGGACGAGTAAAGGATAAGGGAGTGGTAAAGaatatttaagtaaattttCGCGTTTTTAGGACACGAAGAAAGTAGTGTTAAGCAAATTAACACGATCTTGAATTACAGGAATACGATTATTTCTACGATTACGCCGACTTTACGTTGAAACCGATCGTCAAGCCCACCACCAGTACTACAACTACCACCGAAACAGTTCCATCGGAACAAATCAATGTCTCTGAAACACCCGATTCTTCCTCTCAAAATTCGACATTTCCTTCGATCAGCGAGACAAATACAAATTCTACCGCGGAAAACGCGGAAATTCTTCTACCAGTGGACGCTGAAAAAACAAACGAAACCTTAGCTAGTTCATCGACTGGAAGTTTAGAAAATTCAACCAGTGACGGCGATATACTAAGGATGATGTTAAGTGACAAAATTAAGAACCTGTTTGAGGATAAGAAGGAAGATCCAACGAGGCATGATAACTGGGGATCATCCACGGAGAATCCGTCCAAAAGACTGTCTAGAAAACGGTGCAAATTAGGATATTCGCCGGATGGCAGGGGTCGTTGTCGTCGTTTGAGTCAACGAAAATTATCGTTAATTCCGTGAGTACTACGAAAGCAGGAAAcattaaaatgtatatttcaTCCAATAGAAAATTGGCGAATTTAATTAGCCAAACTAATTAACGAGGTTACAAACTGtgaaattaaaattgtatataaagttgcAATAAGACTTTGAAGATATAAAcatgagatatatatataaaaaaaaaaaaaaaaaaacatttcaaACGAACAGTAGATTTGAATCctctttgttttcttttcttattctttTCTTCTTGTAGATTGACGATGAGATTACCATCGAAACTTTTTGACGATCTAAGGCGCAACACAAGGAATTTGGCGCAGGAGGAAGACGATCGAATGCGTTTAAACTGAGCCGTGCCATGAATATTCGATGAATCCTGTGCGATCGTGCGAAGTTGCCTCATGTTCCTCATGTGACTTAAGTCGAATTTATATTGTTTCATATTGGAAGAACACGGTAGATGAACGCTTGCTTTCATCCGCGGATGAAACGAGGACGAAAGCAGCGTTGCAACAAGTGTAAAATGAAACACACAAAGTGAAAGAGCGTAAATTCGGCTTTACGTTAAGTTACGTATGCCCCATCTTACATTTCTATTCGGCCATAATTCCCCAAGTCgctgtatataataatatatataagaaaCGATTATACTTGACAGGGTTATAAAATTGTTGTAATAAATTTATGTATCCATATTGAAtgattaatttcatttaaatgtCGAATAAAACATCCTGTAGAATAATTTCTCAAATTATATGAtattcctaaaaaaaaaaaaaaaaaaaaagatactttTCCAGCGATCGAGTCTGTAGAACATAAAGAGATTCCTAACAAAAGAATCTTTAAAAAACGACGAAACCTCGTTCGAAGTTTTACAGATCAAGATAAGTAAATAGATACGAACAGCATGCGATCCTGAGCTTTGTACGCCTGCCCTCTCCGGTGTTCTCTGATCAAGGGAATAAAAATATCGTAGAATTACGTAACACGTTGTCATTCTCGAATGTCGTCTATCGTCATT from the Bombus affinis isolate iyBomAffi1 chromosome 11, iyBomAffi1.2, whole genome shotgun sequence genome contains:
- the LOC126922256 gene encoding G-protein coupled receptor 143-like; the encoded protein is MADPTIQTFCCHHSNSTDMAIVIMQEFNTDLYNTVCMLSSSIGILGAMYQILPREASSHSHRWQSLSVSRGREIIVWLAIADLLASLGVFIRSAIWMNFKSIMPMQDDTSSVVFCALLSAWIQYFYMATWIWTLCYAIDMKLLLGDRSGYSTCYHAFAWICPAILTTFGLTILYMPDANCHNLTSLSTATLRILPNYCATYVLLAVVMIVNPVLYFASTRDLQTVVTCSLAQITSRERKLVQAIKLKFALTNFVYYVCWLPNLINGILLWTLWFQLPVKIIIALWYIMAVTNPLQAFFNALVYKRWSKREKFRLECCQKLGKGDKNMRLSESSPLLDPKFGCPPHTSINGSSSF
- the LOC126922245 gene encoding putative 28S ribosomal protein S5, mitochondrial isoform X1; translated protein: MAKWIYHASKAITNCIKSVSVARDATTVGLLTPQVLLLQHTRNTNFYMRRPAAQLWKSVTSVSNAGKRRGRARGVAKPRDLNRGQKLGYGKIPIMFPGLNSPILRGEFAMQQRRLTEEEQENFTTSKVVTIVKPRRLKVHPLNRGWTGGLPGGRKIGPPDPVDDDVFHGFESWILFAKSSSIMSSTMGRVKRCWGMVITGNGKGLAGFSQVIGRDFKPTINAAKNKAGHRLIYIERHNEHTVLHDFYAQFGKTKIFVQQKQKGYGLKCHRVIKTCCEAIGIKDLYAKVEGSTNVAYIVKAFFIGLLQQKTYQEMANEKKLHVVEMRKENNYYPTVLASPSVVRTSEEIPQDEILDFKQYVMNGRIPLQKKKAEPFFTKLPSWLFHLRKQERRRDQDQVIIRLRAQYNDVCSFLAEKYPEARAPRWRKHDKKEEQGEEERAVEA
- the LOC126922245 gene encoding putative 28S ribosomal protein S5, mitochondrial isoform X2, which encodes MRRPAAQLWKSVTSVSNAGKRRGRARGVAKPRDLNRGQKLGYGKIPIMFPGLNSPILRGEFAMQQRRLTEEEQENFTTSKVVTIVKPRRLKVHPLNRGWTGGLPGGRKIGPPDPVDDDVFHGFESWILFAKSSSIMSSTMGRVKRCWGMVITGNGKGLAGFSQVIGRDFKPTINAAKNKAGHRLIYIERHNEHTVLHDFYAQFGKTKIFVQQKQKGYGLKCHRVIKTCCEAIGIKDLYAKVEGSTNVAYIVKAFFIGLLQQKTYQEMANEKKLHVVEMRKENNYYPTVLASPSVVRTSEEIPQDEILDFKQYVMNGRIPLQKKKAEPFFTKLPSWLFHLRKQERRRDQDQVIIRLRAQYNDVCSFLAEKYPEARAPRWRKHDKKEEQGEEERAVEA